From Ancylobacter pratisalsi, one genomic window encodes:
- a CDS encoding methyltransferase family protein: MNTKLPPHNTPSLDIAAVQTSRKLVLYVLGAAAVGVLLFGSSLWSDEGDGNLHEMIETAGFGLILVAIIGRTWCSLYIAGRKKATIVDVGPYSVVRNPLYVFSFIGAAGAGAQFGSFSAAIAAALITVLVFAVVVRKEERFLGEKFGEPYFTYKARVPRFVPNFGLWKNVDSLDIRPQLVVRTFIDACVFLAAIPLAEGIEMAQNQGILPILWMVP, translated from the coding sequence ATGAACACTAAATTGCCCCCACACAACACCCCCAGCCTGGACATTGCCGCCGTCCAGACCTCGCGCAAGCTTGTGCTTTATGTCCTCGGAGCAGCGGCGGTCGGGGTGCTGCTCTTTGGCAGTTCTCTCTGGTCCGACGAGGGTGACGGCAATCTCCACGAGATGATCGAGACCGCGGGCTTTGGATTGATTCTTGTCGCGATTATCGGGCGGACGTGGTGTTCGCTCTATATTGCGGGACGCAAGAAGGCGACGATCGTCGATGTCGGCCCCTATTCGGTGGTCCGCAATCCGCTCTACGTCTTCTCGTTCATCGGTGCCGCCGGTGCAGGCGCGCAGTTCGGCAGCTTCTCGGCGGCCATCGCCGCGGCCCTCATCACCGTGCTGGTGTTCGCAGTCGTCGTGCGCAAGGAAGAACGCTTCCTGGGAGAGAAGTTCGGCGAGCCCTACTTCACCTACAAGGCGCGGGTGCCGCGTTTCGTGCCGAATTTCGGCTTGTGGAAGAACGTCGACTCGCTGGATATCCGTCCCCAGCTCGTGGTGCGCACCTTCATTGATGCCTGCGTCTTCCTGGCGGCCATCCCTCTCGCCGAGGGCATCGAGATGGCGCAGAATCAGGGCATCCTGCCGATCCTGTGGATGGTGCCCTAA
- a CDS encoding DsbA family protein has product MIDRRRFLEGLGTTALTAAALFTIASPQSFGLGQIGFIGRAEAQTVDMVELMAPGALPDQVLGKADAPVTIVEYASMTCGHCAHFHETTYPVLKEKYIDTGKVKFILREFPLDIVAKAAFMLARCAGDGKYYPMVDTLFETQKNWAFNNNPAQALLAIAKQGGMSEEQFNTCLNDQKLAGEVDQVAQRGAKEFGIDSTPTFFINGKKISGAMTPEELDKELAPLLNAN; this is encoded by the coding sequence ATGATCGATCGCCGTCGCTTCCTCGAAGGGCTTGGCACCACCGCCCTTACCGCGGCCGCCCTCTTCACGATCGCCAGCCCGCAGAGCTTCGGCCTGGGGCAGATCGGGTTCATCGGCCGCGCCGAGGCGCAGACGGTGGACATGGTGGAGCTTATGGCGCCCGGCGCCCTGCCCGACCAGGTGCTCGGCAAGGCTGACGCCCCGGTGACCATCGTTGAATACGCTTCGATGACCTGCGGACACTGCGCGCATTTCCATGAAACCACCTATCCGGTGCTTAAAGAGAAATACATCGACACCGGGAAGGTGAAGTTCATCCTCCGGGAATTCCCGCTCGACATCGTCGCCAAGGCCGCCTTCATGCTGGCGCGCTGCGCCGGCGACGGCAAGTACTACCCGATGGTCGACACCCTGTTCGAGACCCAGAAGAACTGGGCCTTCAACAACAACCCGGCGCAGGCCCTTCTCGCCATCGCCAAGCAGGGCGGCATGAGCGAGGAGCAGTTCAACACCTGCCTGAACGACCAGAAGCTCGCCGGTGAGGTGGACCAGGTCGCCCAGCGCGGCGCGAAAGAATTCGGCATCGATTCCACCCCGACCTTCTTCATCAACGGCAAGAAGATCTCCGGCGCGATGACCCCCGAAGAACTCGACAAGGAATTGGCCCCCCTGCTCAACGCGAACTGA
- a CDS encoding VOC family protein, whose amino-acid sequence MNIAVEWETGGEPAAEPGSPRARRRDIPALHMSLVTLGVSDLPRATAFYEALGLERKMRAAEGVAFFMAGPVALSLYPRHELAADAGVIDGRRGQFGGMALACNRVSRAEVDATLIRAVAAGGRALRPAQATFWGGYSGYVADPDGYPWEIAHNPGFAIDGEGRLTLPA is encoded by the coding sequence ATGAACATCGCGGTTGAGTGGGAAACCGGCGGCGAGCCCGCGGCGGAACCGGGGAGTCCCAGGGCCCGGCGGCGGGACATTCCGGCGCTGCATATGTCACTGGTGACACTGGGCGTCTCTGACCTGCCGCGTGCCACGGCGTTTTACGAGGCGCTGGGGCTTGAGCGGAAGATGCGGGCAGCCGAGGGCGTCGCCTTCTTCATGGCCGGCCCCGTGGCGCTGTCACTCTACCCACGGCACGAACTGGCGGCTGATGCGGGGGTGATTGATGGGCGTCGCGGCCAGTTTGGCGGGATGGCGCTGGCCTGCAACCGGGTGAGCCGGGCCGAGGTCGACGCGACGCTCATTCGCGCCGTGGCGGCGGGCGGGCGGGCGCTGCGCCCGGCGCAGGCAACCTTCTGGGGCGGGTATTCAGGCTATGTGGCCGACCCCGATGGCTATCCGTGGGAGATCGCCCACAATCCCGGCTTCGCGATCGACGGCGAAGGACGGCTGACACTGCCGGCGTGA
- a CDS encoding DMT family transporter has translation MAFVADTLTPLVSRTTGSARAGLAGSPATLAALALSGAALLWSGNFFAGHVAAGIISPAVLSAVRWALALAMLLPFTWRELSQKRGELTRLWPLWMASGVLNIAVFTVLIYTGLARTTLVNGSIIGSAAPIVVGVLGWLILGERTSARARLALALSTAGVALIVLRGDIGNLVGFDLRGGDLMLFLGISAFALYAVVLKRFPSSLSAAAALTASIPFGLLALAPFAAWEVAQQGLDANATSGTALMLVLYVASLPTLGFVLWARGVAVLGPTRSGQFLQLMPVFGAALAVGLIGETLHLYHALGFALVLSGLALRDRRLASAH, from the coding sequence ATGGCATTCGTCGCAGACACGTTGACTCCGCTGGTTTCGCGTACCACCGGCAGCGCCCGCGCCGGTCTTGCCGGTTCCCCCGCCACGCTGGCCGCGCTGGCCCTATCGGGCGCCGCGCTGCTCTGGTCCGGCAATTTTTTCGCGGGCCATGTCGCGGCGGGCATCATCTCGCCGGCGGTCCTTTCCGCCGTGCGCTGGGCGCTGGCCCTGGCGATGCTGCTTCCCTTCACCTGGCGGGAGCTTTCGCAGAAGCGCGGCGAGCTTACCCGGCTATGGCCGTTATGGATGGCCTCGGGCGTGCTGAACATCGCGGTCTTCACCGTGCTCATCTACACCGGCCTCGCCCGCACGACGCTGGTCAACGGGTCGATTATCGGCTCGGCGGCGCCGATCGTCGTGGGCGTACTGGGTTGGCTGATCCTGGGCGAGCGCACCAGCGCCCGCGCCCGTCTCGCCCTCGCCCTTTCCACGGCCGGCGTCGCGCTCATCGTGCTGCGCGGCGATATCGGCAATCTTGTCGGCTTTGATCTGCGCGGCGGGGATCTCATGCTGTTCCTCGGCATCTCGGCCTTCGCGCTTTACGCCGTCGTGCTGAAGCGCTTCCCCTCTTCGCTCTCGGCGGCCGCAGCGCTGACCGCGAGCATTCCTTTCGGCCTGCTGGCACTGGCGCCGTTCGCGGCCTGGGAAGTCGCGCAGCAGGGCCTCGATGCCAATGCCACATCAGGCACCGCGCTGATGCTGGTGCTGTATGTGGCGAGCCTGCCGACGCTCGGCTTCGTGCTGTGGGCGCGCGGCGTCGCGGTGTTGGGCCCCACCCGGTCGGGCCAGTTCCTCCAGCTCATGCCGGTCTTCGGCGCGGCGCTGGCGGTGGGGCTGATCGGGGAAACGCTGCACCTGTATCACGCACTGGGTTTTGCGCTGGTGCTGTCCGGTCTTGCCCTGCGCGACCGCCGTCTGGCCTCGGCCCATTGA
- the mutY gene encoding A/G-specific adenine glycosylase, with amino-acid sequence MVAAANPARHPTHAVPVPAAASHDPQALLDWYDRHRRRLPWRAEPGQTADPYHVFLSEIMLQQTTVVTVAPYYADFLARWPDVAALARARLEEVLSRWAGLGYYARARNLHACARAVVERHDGRFPAEEAALRALPGIGPYTAAAIASIAFDRRAAPVDGNWERVVARLFAVEEALPKARAKLRALALTLLPDARFGDFAQAMMDLGATLCTPRKPACALCPWRESCAARADGAPERYPVKTAKAARPTRRGIAFLALRADGAVLVRSRPEKGLLGGMSEVPSTPWEVDGPGHVAAHAPLQADWKALNATVTHAFSHFALELGIWRARLPAKMAAPAGHRWVRPAQFEAEAFPSVMVKVLEYID; translated from the coding sequence ATGGTCGCCGCCGCCAATCCAGCCCGCCATCCGACCCACGCCGTCCCGGTGCCGGCAGCCGCCTCGCACGACCCGCAGGCCCTGCTCGACTGGTATGACCGGCATCGCCGCCGGCTCCCCTGGCGGGCGGAGCCGGGTCAAACGGCGGACCCCTACCATGTGTTCCTCTCCGAGATCATGCTGCAGCAGACCACGGTGGTGACGGTCGCGCCCTATTACGCGGACTTCCTCGCCCGCTGGCCGGACGTGGCAGCGCTGGCGCGCGCGCGGCTTGAGGAGGTGCTCTCGCGGTGGGCGGGGCTCGGCTATTATGCCCGCGCCCGGAACCTGCACGCCTGCGCCCGCGCGGTGGTGGAACGCCATGACGGGCGTTTCCCGGCGGAGGAAGCGGCCCTGCGCGCGCTGCCGGGCATCGGCCCCTATACGGCGGCGGCGATCGCCTCCATCGCGTTTGATCGCCGGGCCGCGCCGGTCGATGGCAATTGGGAACGGGTGGTCGCCCGCCTGTTCGCCGTCGAAGAGGCGCTTCCGAAGGCCAGGGCAAAGCTCAGGGCGCTGGCCCTGACATTGCTGCCCGACGCACGCTTCGGGGACTTTGCGCAGGCGATGATGGACCTCGGCGCCACCCTGTGCACGCCGCGCAAGCCCGCCTGCGCGCTGTGCCCGTGGCGTGAGAGCTGTGCCGCCCGCGCGGACGGCGCGCCGGAGCGCTATCCGGTGAAGACCGCCAAGGCGGCGCGGCCGACGCGGCGCGGCATCGCCTTCCTCGCCCTGCGTGCCGATGGCGCCGTGCTGGTGCGCTCACGCCCCGAGAAGGGGCTGCTGGGGGGTATGAGCGAAGTGCCTTCCACGCCCTGGGAGGTTGATGGACCGGGCCATGTGGCGGCGCACGCCCCGCTTCAGGCGGACTGGAAGGCGCTCAACGCCACCGTCACCCATGCGTTCAGCCATTTTGCCCTGGAGCTTGGAATCTGGCGGGCGCGTTTGCCCGCGAAAATGGCGGCGCCAGCTGGCCATCGCTGGGTCCGGCCGGCACAATTCGAGGCCGAGGCGTTCCCGAGCGTGATGGTCAAGGTATTGGAGTATATCGATTAA
- a CDS encoding site-specific DNA-methyltransferase: protein MKLVVRNGEARRASRPGASRSSGLNGGLPLDSILQGDCIAELSRLPAHSVDLVFADPPYNLQLQGELKRPDDSRVDAVDDAWDKFESFQAYDAFTRAWLLAVRRVLKPTGTLWVIGSYHNIFRVGAMLQDLDFWILNDIVWRKTNPMPNFRGRRFTNAHETLIWAARDPGGKGYTFNYEAMKAANEDVQMRSDWLFPICSGHERLKDDDGHKVHPTQKPEALIARILLASSKPGDVVLDPFLGSGTTAAVAKRLGRHFVGIERDSTYAEAARARIDAVQPLPDAALASAPSAREAPRIAFASLIERGLIAPGTMLTDAKSRYRALVRADGTLSLETAPGLGTVGSIHRAGALAQGLDACNGWTFWHLETGEGLRPIDSLRAVVRSEMAMAAE, encoded by the coding sequence ATGAAGCTGGTGGTGCGTAATGGGGAGGCCCGCAGGGCGTCCCGTCCCGGAGCCTCGCGCTCCTCCGGCCTCAATGGCGGCCTTCCCCTTGATTCGATTCTTCAGGGTGACTGCATCGCCGAGCTGTCGCGGCTGCCCGCGCACTCGGTTGATCTGGTCTTCGCCGACCCGCCCTATAATCTGCAGCTTCAGGGCGAATTGAAGCGCCCTGATGACAGCCGCGTCGACGCTGTCGACGACGCGTGGGACAAGTTCGAGAGCTTCCAGGCCTATGACGCCTTCACCCGCGCCTGGCTTCTCGCCGTCCGCCGCGTGCTGAAGCCCACCGGCACGCTCTGGGTGATCGGCTCCTATCACAACATCTTCCGCGTCGGCGCGATGCTGCAGGATCTGGACTTCTGGATCCTCAACGACATCGTCTGGCGCAAGACCAACCCGATGCCGAACTTCCGCGGGCGCCGCTTCACCAACGCCCACGAGACCCTGATCTGGGCGGCGCGGGACCCCGGCGGCAAGGGCTACACTTTCAATTACGAGGCGATGAAGGCCGCCAATGAGGACGTGCAGATGCGCTCCGACTGGCTGTTCCCGATCTGCTCGGGTCATGAGCGGCTGAAGGACGATGACGGCCACAAGGTTCATCCGACCCAGAAGCCCGAGGCGCTCATCGCCCGCATCCTGCTCGCCTCCTCCAAGCCCGGCGATGTCGTGCTGGACCCCTTCCTCGGTTCGGGGACCACGGCAGCCGTTGCCAAGCGGCTCGGCCGGCACTTTGTCGGCATCGAGCGTGACAGCACCTATGCGGAGGCCGCGCGCGCGCGCATCGACGCCGTCCAGCCGCTGCCGGATGCGGCGCTCGCGAGCGCGCCCAGCGCCCGTGAGGCACCGCGCATCGCCTTCGCTTCGCTGATCGAACGCGGGTTGATCGCACCGGGCACGATGCTCACGGACGCCAAGTCCCGTTACCGGGCGCTGGTACGCGCCGACGGCACCTTGTCGCTGGAAACCGCGCCGGGGCTCGGCACGGTTGGCTCGATCCATCGCGCCGGCGCCCTCGCCCAGGGTCTTGACGCCTGCAATGGCTGGACCTTCTGGCATCTGGAGACCGGTGAGGGTCTGCGCCCGATCGATTCGCTGCGCGCGGTGGTGCGCTCGGAAATGGCGATGGCGGCGGAGTAA
- a CDS encoding CsbD family protein produces the protein MGSTMDKAKGHANEAVGNLKQAAGKATGSKKLQAEGKVQELKGEGQKAVGKAKDAVKKAVDH, from the coding sequence ATGGGCAGCACGATGGATAAGGCCAAGGGTCACGCCAACGAGGCGGTCGGCAACCTCAAGCAGGCGGCCGGCAAGGCCACAGGCTCGAAGAAGCTCCAGGCCGAAGGCAAGGTGCAGGAACTCAAAGGCGAAGGCCAGAAGGCCGTGGGCAAGGCCAAGGACGCGGTCAAGAAGGCCGTCGATCACTGA
- a CDS encoding PA0069 family radical SAM protein: protein MDGPPEEAAPGIDGERRRGRGALSNAAGRFEPRAREAFDDGWQSLDDLPAFRTSVTVERARTIINRNESPDVGFDRSINPYRGCEHGCVYCFARPTHAYHGLSAGLDFETQLFAKADAPELLAKELARPGYEPRTIALGINTDAYQPIEREWRLTRRILEVLSDFGHPVGIVTKSALVLRDLDILAPMAERGLVKVALSVTSLDHKLARLMEPRAATPMRRIETIRQLSAAGVPTAVLVAPVVPAVTDAEMERILDAAAAAGASEAGYVMLRVPLEIRDLFKEWLLAHFPDRYRHVLTLLKELHGGKEYDSTFGKRMTGSGPYAWTLARRFEIAVERLGLNRRHTRLTTRAFTRPPRTGQQLSLFGEDA from the coding sequence ATGGATGGCCCGCCCGAGGAGGCGGCGCCGGGGATCGATGGGGAGCGCCGGCGCGGGCGCGGAGCGCTTTCCAACGCGGCGGGGCGCTTCGAGCCGCGCGCGCGTGAAGCCTTCGACGACGGATGGCAGAGCCTGGACGATCTGCCCGCGTTCCGCACCAGCGTGACGGTGGAGCGGGCGCGCACCATCATCAACCGCAACGAATCGCCCGATGTCGGCTTCGACCGTTCGATCAATCCGTATCGGGGGTGCGAGCATGGATGCGTCTACTGCTTCGCGCGGCCGACGCATGCCTATCACGGCCTGTCGGCGGGGCTCGACTTCGAGACCCAGCTGTTCGCCAAGGCCGACGCGCCCGAGCTTCTCGCCAAGGAACTGGCGAGGCCCGGCTACGAGCCGCGCACCATCGCGCTCGGCATCAATACCGATGCCTATCAGCCGATCGAGCGCGAATGGCGGCTGACGCGGCGGATTCTGGAAGTGCTGAGCGACTTCGGGCACCCGGTCGGCATCGTCACCAAATCCGCCCTGGTGCTGCGCGATCTCGACATTCTCGCGCCCATGGCCGAGCGTGGGCTGGTGAAGGTGGCGCTGTCGGTGACCTCGCTCGACCACAAGCTGGCGCGCCTGATGGAGCCGCGCGCCGCGACGCCGATGCGGCGCATCGAGACCATCCGCCAGCTCAGCGCGGCCGGCGTGCCGACCGCCGTGCTGGTGGCGCCGGTGGTTCCGGCCGTGACCGACGCGGAGATGGAGCGCATCCTCGACGCGGCGGCAGCGGCGGGCGCATCCGAAGCCGGCTATGTGATGCTGCGTGTGCCGCTGGAGATCCGCGACCTGTTCAAGGAATGGCTGCTCGCCCACTTTCCGGACCGCTACCGCCATGTGCTCACCTTGCTCAAGGAGCTGCATGGCGGCAAGGAATACGATTCCACCTTCGGCAAACGCATGACCGGGAGTGGCCCCTATGCCTGGACGCTGGCGCGGCGCTTCGAGATTGCGGTGGAGCGGCTGGGCCTGAACCGCCGCCACACCCGGTTGACGACGCGGGCCTTCACCCGGCCGCCGCGCACGGGCCAGCAATTGTCGCTTTTCGGAGAGGACGCATGA
- a CDS encoding FUSC family protein has product MAGRDSLPPSPAELPFWHGDGLAARSIRFALTVMAPIAGGLLVGVDTWLIYAIVTSILAFALDTGGSPPHRFTLMAVAGLVVIVGTGVGTLAAGHVGLMLVAVAGAGALYALVESLDPSAAVAARFLCLTLAIGALFAPLDAREAGVVVAYAIYAWGVSIAWDLVTGTRRPSTAPSLAMVVSRLRATERERWVFAAAVAIAVPLALLTSLSLGLHRPYWTLIVVVIVLRADALSSRREMGQMLLGTMLGIGVALVYGYALPFHSALLAGMALAALIRWPAQQLNGALGAAALTAFIMLLLEFIAGGVTGASHDIFERFVDVAVGCGFAGVALALDRLGQFLLRRHRLGEGRRSGS; this is encoded by the coding sequence TTGGCAGGGCGCGATTCTCTTCCGCCATCCCCTGCCGAACTACCGTTCTGGCATGGCGACGGGCTGGCCGCGCGCTCCATCCGATTCGCGCTGACGGTGATGGCGCCCATTGCCGGGGGACTGCTGGTCGGGGTCGATACGTGGCTGATCTACGCCATCGTCACCTCGATCCTGGCCTTCGCTCTCGATACCGGCGGATCGCCTCCGCATCGCTTCACCCTGATGGCCGTGGCCGGGCTGGTGGTGATCGTGGGAACCGGCGTGGGAACGCTCGCGGCGGGTCATGTGGGGCTGATGCTGGTGGCCGTTGCCGGCGCGGGCGCCTTGTATGCGCTGGTGGAAAGTCTTGATCCGAGCGCCGCCGTCGCGGCCCGCTTCCTGTGCCTCACCCTCGCGATCGGCGCGCTGTTTGCGCCACTGGATGCGCGCGAGGCCGGCGTCGTGGTGGCGTACGCGATTTATGCGTGGGGGGTCTCGATCGCCTGGGACCTGGTCACCGGAACCCGTCGTCCCTCGACCGCGCCATCGCTGGCGATGGTTGTTTCACGGCTGAGGGCGACGGAACGCGAACGCTGGGTGTTCGCGGCCGCGGTTGCCATCGCCGTGCCGCTTGCTCTCCTGACCAGCCTGTCTCTGGGCCTGCACCGGCCCTACTGGACGCTGATCGTGGTCGTTATCGTGCTTCGGGCCGATGCGCTCTCCAGCCGCCGGGAGATGGGCCAGATGCTGCTTGGTACGATGCTCGGCATCGGGGTGGCGCTGGTTTACGGCTATGCGCTGCCGTTTCATTCCGCGCTGCTGGCCGGCATGGCGCTGGCGGCGCTTATCCGCTGGCCGGCGCAGCAGCTCAATGGCGCATTGGGCGCGGCGGCGCTCACAGCCTTCATCATGCTGCTGCTGGAATTCATTGCCGGCGGCGTCACCGGGGCCTCGCACGATATTTTCGAGCGCTTCGTCGATGTCGCTGTCGGGTGCGGCTTCGCTGGCGTGGCGCTGGCACTGGATCGGCTTGGCCAGTTCCTGCTCAGACGACACAGGCTCGGAGAAGGGCGGCGAAGCGGGAGCTGA
- a CDS encoding DUF721 domain-containing protein, whose protein sequence is MDIIFRGALTGVGCWTDLMPPRSPRTYVPRSYAPKPLADFIDNTIAESCRQRGLASVEIVTRWAEIIGEDMAARALPIKLAWPSRPESAEPGVLHVRVEGGYAIELQHLAPVVVERVNRYFGWRCIGRLALRQGPIAKMRAPAPPPSEPDAAEREAVARRLGTFEDPALADALSRLGALVAREHRPRQTPPPRRPSRW, encoded by the coding sequence GTGGACATCATCTTTCGCGGCGCGCTCACCGGCGTCGGCTGCTGGACAGACCTCATGCCGCCCCGTTCGCCCCGCACCTACGTTCCCCGCTCCTACGCACCCAAGCCCCTCGCGGACTTCATCGACAACACGATCGCCGAAAGCTGCCGCCAGCGCGGCCTCGCCTCGGTGGAGATCGTCACCCGCTGGGCGGAGATCATCGGCGAAGACATGGCCGCGCGTGCGCTGCCGATCAAGCTGGCGTGGCCCAGCCGGCCGGAAAGCGCGGAGCCGGGAGTGCTCCATGTGCGGGTCGAGGGCGGCTACGCCATCGAGCTTCAGCACCTCGCCCCCGTCGTGGTGGAGCGTGTGAACCGCTATTTCGGCTGGCGCTGCATCGGCCGGCTGGCGCTGCGCCAGGGGCCCATCGCCAAGATGCGGGCGCCCGCGCCACCCCCGAGCGAACCCGATGCCGCCGAACGCGAGGCGGTGGCGCGCCGGCTCGGCACCTTCGAGGACCCTGCCCTCGCCGACGCGCTCTCGCGCCTGGGCGCACTGGTCGCGCGCGAGCACCGTCCCCGCCAGACACCGCCACCACGCAGGCCCTCGCGGTGGTGA
- a CDS encoding Lrp/AsnC family transcriptional regulator — MRPPSLDMFDLRILRELQEDGRLTNAELSDRIGLSPSPCLRRTRRLEEEGLIARYQARLDANRLGLGVLAFIQVHLERQVEEAANDFEAAVMALPQVIACYSATGDSDYLLQVVCEDLDGFARFAHDILMGLPGVRGVRSSLALKRVKESGRLPLDHLHPVPVAPDTIAEKQGNETTGPKKRP; from the coding sequence ATGCGCCCGCCTTCGCTCGACATGTTCGATTTGCGTATCCTTCGCGAACTTCAGGAAGATGGCCGGCTGACCAATGCCGAGCTTTCCGATCGGATCGGCCTTTCTCCCTCGCCCTGCCTGCGGCGCACACGGCGACTGGAAGAGGAGGGCCTGATCGCGCGCTATCAGGCCCGGCTCGACGCCAACCGGCTCGGCCTAGGCGTGCTTGCCTTCATCCAGGTCCATCTGGAACGGCAGGTCGAGGAAGCGGCCAACGACTTCGAAGCCGCCGTGATGGCGTTGCCGCAGGTCATCGCCTGCTACAGCGCCACCGGCGACAGCGACTATCTGCTTCAGGTCGTGTGCGAGGATCTCGACGGCTTCGCACGCTTCGCCCATGACATTCTGATGGGCCTACCGGGCGTGCGCGGGGTGCGCTCCTCGCTGGCGCTGAAGCGGGTAAAGGAGAGCGGACGCCTGCCGCTCGACCATCTGCACCCCGTCCCCGTCGCCCCGGATACGATTGCCGAAAAACAAGGCAACGAAACGACAGGCCCAAAAAAGCGCCCTTGA